In the genome of Streptomyces lydicus, the window CGGCGCGCAGCGGATTCGGGGCCCCCTCGTCGGTACGGTCGGGGGAGGGCTGCAGGAAGGCCGCCACGAGCCGTTTCTTGGCGAAGGTGTAGCCGTTGAGCTCGTCCCGCCGTGATGCCATGGTGCTGAGTTCCCCCTGAGACCGTTACCCGAGTGCCGGCCGTGTGCGCGCGGCCACGACCGTCCTTGCCGACGTTCCGTGTCACCCGCTGGTCATGCTGCGTGCCCGGCCGTACAGGTCCAGGACCGCCAGGCACAGCGGCATCAGGGACAGCAGGAGCAGCCCGTCGGTGAGATCGAGAGCGCGCCCCCAGAAGGGCGTGAGCCCCCGCTTCGGCACGGTCAGCGCGACCAGCGCCAGCAGCGCCACCCCGCCCGCCAGGGCGAGTGCCAGCCAGAGGGTGCGGAGGTCGAGCTGGGCACGGTCGCCCGAGGCGAAGTCGGTGAGCGCGCCGGCCGGCGGCGCGAGGGCCAGCCCCAGGACGAGCAGGGCCAGCGCCCCCAACCCCGCGATGATCACGCAGGCCACCTGCGCGGTGTAGCGGAAGAGCCGGGCGCGCAGCAGCGTGGCCAGGCCTGCGGCGAGGGTGAGCAGACGTCCCCATGCCGATTCCGACAGACCGAGGACGGCCGCGGCCGCGATGACCACCGCACAGCAGCCGCCCAGCAGCCCCAGCAGCAGTTCGTGGCCGCGGCGCGCCTGGGCGGCGATGCCGTCCACGTCCACGAGGTCTTCGGCGGACAGCGCCTCGCCCGGGCCCGCTTCGGCCTCCCGCTCGGCCAGGCTGCGCGGGGTGGCGTAGCCGATGGGGAGCCTGGCCAGACGCGTGGCGAGGGTGGGAAGAAAGGCCATCAGCCCGATGGCCACCGGGAGGCAGACGGCCGCGGCCCGGGCGGCCGGCGTCTCGGTGACGAGGGCGAGGAAGGACGCGAGGGTGCCGGCGGCCGTGACGAACGTGGCCCCGATGAAGGGGGCATCGCCCTGCGGCGAGAGCGCGACCAATGCGACGGACACGACGAGCGCGGCGATGCAGCCCAGCAGGAACTGCAGCTGTCCGGCCCCCTGGCCGGCATCGGGGCCGACGATCCCCGAGCCCGCGCACCACACGGCCGGTAACGCGCCGAGCCCCAGCGCCACGGCCGACGGCTGGTCCCCGTAGACACGGGCGCGGACACCGGCGAACGCGGCCACCAGCAGTCCGGCGACGGCGGCGATCACGCCGGGCAGGCTGTGCATGTCATGACGTAAGGGATCGGCGCACCACAGCACGAAGCCCATGAGGGTGAGCAGCACGCCCACCCCCACCAGGCCGGCGCCGCGCAGCATGCCCTCGCTCCACAGGCGCCGGTCCCGGGCGACCGCGGAGGCCACGGCGTCGGACACCTCGTCGTAGACGGCCGGCGGCAGGGACTGGGCGAAGGGCCGCAGATGCAGCATCTCGCCGTCGACGACCCGCTGGTCGGCGAGCGAGCGGGAGCTGTCCAGCGCGCTGCCGTCGCTCCGGAAGAGGTAGTAGCCGGTCGGCGCGTCCGCGGGCTGGGTCTGACGGGTCAGCCGCAGTACTTCCGGATAGACGTCGGAGACGGCGATGTTCTCGGGCAGTGCCACATCGATACGGCTGTCGGGCGCGACCACGGTCACCCTGCGAAAACCGGTCCCCATGCTCGTTCGCACTTCTTCCCCCCGTCCGCCACCCGGGCCTGCGCCCGTCCGGCCGTGACACATGATCCTTCCCCGTCGGCCACAGTAGTCGGCAGTAGGATCGTCCGACGCGGAAGGCGCCGTCGCCAGGGGGGTGAGCGGTACGGAGATCTCCCTTCCGCGCCGAGGGATGGGTGCGCGGTGAGCCAGATTGTCGTCAAGCGTCCGCCGCGGGCGCTGCCGCCCGTGGTCCCCACGGACGAGTTACGCCTCGCCTCGCCGCCGGAACTCCCGCGTGGCCAGCAGGAGGGCGTGCTGATGCAGCTCCTGCCGATGATCGGCATGGGCTCGTCGGTGGTGTTCTTCTTCATGCCGGGCATGCCCGGCTTCATGCGCATCATGGGTGCGCTGATGCTCGCCTCGACGCTCGGCATGGTGATCGCACAGGTCGTCCGCCACCGCCGGGGCACCCAGGGAGAGATGGCGCAAAGTCGCCGTGACTACCTGAAATATCTGGCGCAGACCCGGCGCCGGATCCGCCGTACGGCGGCGTCGCAGCGCAACGCCCAGCACTACCTCCATCCCGCTCCCGACCAGCTGTGGGCTGTGGTCGCCGAAGGCCGCCGGGTCTGGGAACGGCGGATCGGCGACGCCGACTTCGGCCAGGCCCGTATCGGCCTGGGCACCCAGCAGCTCGCCACCCCGCTCGTCGCTCCCGACACCGCGCCCGTCGACGAGCTCGAACCGCTCACCGCGGGGGTCATGCAGCGCTTCCTCACCGTCCATGGCTCGCTGCGGCAGATGCCGGTCGCGCTCTCGATGCGCGCCTTCTACCACCTCACCGTCTCCGGCGAGGCGGAGTCCGCCCAGGGCGCCGCACGGGCCCTGATCGGCCAGCTCGTCACGCTGCACTCGCCGCAGGACCTCATGGTCGCCGTGGTCGCGTCCCCCGGTGCCCTGGCCCGGTGGGACTGGACCAAGTGGCTGCCGCACGCCCAGCTTCCGCACGCCGTGGACGGGGCCGGCACCAAGCGCCTCTTCGGCGACGATCTCGCCGAACTCGAAATCCTCCTGGGCGACCAGCTGGCCGACCGCCCCCGCTTCAACCGGGACGCACCGCCACTGCTGGACCGGCCGCACCTCGTGGTCGTCCTGGACGGCGGGATGGTCCCACCGGACTCCGCCTTCGCCGCTCCCGAGGGGCTGCAGGGCGTCACCGTGGTCGAGGTCGTCGCGGGGGAGCTCGACGAACCGCGCGGCGGCCTGTCCGTCCAGGTCCATCCGGCCCGCCTCCGGCTGGAATCCGCCGTCTCCGTCTACGACGGCACTCCCGACACGCTCTCCCCGGAACGCGCCGACACCCTCGCCCGCCGGCTCGCCCCGTTACGGATCGAGGGCACCGACGACGACGAGCCGCTGCTCGCCAACCTCGACTTCACCGATCTGCTCGACCTCGGCGACCCCGCCTCGGTGGACACCGCCCGGACCTGGCGCCCCCGCTCCCAGGCCGAACGCCTCCGCGTGCCGCTCGGCATCGACGAGGCCGGACGGCCGGTCATGCTCGACCTCAAGGAGGCCGCGCAGAACGGCATGGGCCCGCACGGCCTGTGCGTCGGCGCCACCGGCTCGGGAAAGTCCGAACTCCTGCGCACCCTCGTCCTGGGCCTGGCCGTCACCCACTCCTCGGAGACCCTGAACTTCGTGCTGGCGGACTTCAAGGGCGGCGCCACCTTCGCCGGGATGTCGGCCCTTCCGCATGTCGCCGCGGTCATCACCAACCTCGCCGACGACCTCTCCCTGGTCGACCGGATGGGCGACTCCCTCCGCGGTGAACTCCAGCGCCGCCAGGAACTCCTGCGCCAGAAGGGCAACTTCGCCAACATTCACGACTACGAGAAGGCCCGCGCCGCCGGACAGGCGCTGGACCCGCTCCCCTCGCTCGTCATCGTGATCGACGAGTTCAGCGAACTGCTCACCGCCAAGCCCGACTTCATCGAGATGTTCATCCAGATCGGCCGCATCGGCCGTTCCCTGGGCGTCCATCTGCTCCTGGCCTCCCAGCGCCTGGAGGAGGGCCGGCTGCGCGGCCTGGACACCTACCTCTCGTACCGCATCGGCCTGCGCACCTTCTCCGGGGCCGAATCCCGGGTCGCCCTCGGCGTCCCCGACGCCTATCACCTCCCCTCCGTCCCCGGATCGGGCTATCTCAAGTCCGGCACGGACGAGATGACGCGCTTCAAGGCCGCATACGTCTCCGGTCCCGCGCTCCCCGGCGCCGCCGCCACGGACGAGGGCCCGTACCCCGTCCAGCGGACCGCCGCCCTCTTCCAGGCCCCGCCCGTCCCGCTCGCCGAGGCCGCCCCGGAGCCGGACACCGCCCCCGGCACGGGCACCGGGCCCGCACCGGGCGACGGGCTCGCCGACACCGTCCTGGACGTGATCGTCGGCCGTCTGGAAGGCCAGGGCCCCGCCGCCCACCAGGTCTGGCTCCCGCCGCTGGACAAGGCCCCCGCCCTCGACCAGCTGCTGTCCTCCGCTCTGGTGACCACGCCCGAACGCGGCCTGCACGCCGGGTCCGCGCGCGCCACCGGCGGGCTGACCGTCCCCCTGGGCCTGGTCGACAAGCCCTTCGAGCAGCGCCGGGAAGTCCTCCTGCACGACTTCTCGGGAGCCACGGGTCATCTGCTGGTCGTCGGCGGCCCGCAGTCCGGCAAGTCCACCCTGCTGCGCACCCTCATCGGCGCGTTCGCGCTCACCCACACCGCCCGTGAGGTCCAGTTCTACGGACTCGACTTCGGCGGCGGCGCGCTCAGCTCGATGGCGGATCTCCCGCATGTCGGCTCCGTCGCCTCCCGGCTCGACCCCGAGCGCATCCGCCGCACCGTCGCGGAGGTGGCGGGCATCCTGGCCCAGCGGGAAGAGTTCTTCCGCGACCACGGCATCGACACCATCGCCACCTACCGCCGCCGGCGCGCGGAGGGCGGGTTCCCCGACCAGCCCTGGGGCGACGTCTTCCTCCTCGTCGACGGCTGGGGCCCCTTCAAGGACGAGTACGAAGGGCTCGAACCGGTCGTCACCGACCTCGCCGCCCGTGGCCTCGGCTTCGGCATCCACGTCGTCCTCACCGCCTCGCGGCACATGGAGGTGCGCGCCGCCCTCAAGGACCAGCTGCTCGGGCGCCTCGAACTGCGCCTCGCGGACCCCTTCGACTCCGAGTTCGACCGCAAGGCCGCCGCCAACGTCCCTCCCGGCGTCCCCGGCCGCGGCCAGACCCCCGCCAAGCTCCACTTCATGGCGGCCCTCCCGCGCACCGAAGCGGCAGGCGCCGGCACCGACCTCGCCGACGCCACCGCCGCCTTCGTCCGGGCGGTCACCCAGGCCTGGCAGGGCCCGCAGGCGCCCGCGGTCCGCCTCCTTCCCCGCAAGGTCCCCGCCGGACAGCTCCCCAGCGGATCCGCCCACCCGGACCGCGGCATCCCCGTCGGCATCGACGAGACCCGCCTCGAACCGGTCCATGTCGACTTCGAGACCGATCCCTTCCTGCTGGTCTTCGGCGAAAGCGAATCCGGCAAGACCGCGGCGCTGCGCCACCTCGCCCACAAGATCTCCGAGCGGTACACCTCCGATGAGGCGAAGATCGTCGTCGGTGACTACCGCCGCACCCTGCTCGGTGCGGTCCCGCCCGGCCATCTCCTCGAATACGCCGCCACCGATGCGGCACTCACCGGCCATATGGAGGCCCTTGCCGGCCTCATGGAACGCCGCCGGCCGGGTCCCGAGGTCACCCCCCAGCAGCTCCGTGACCGCAGCTGGTGGACCGGTCCCCGGTTCTTCGTGATCATCGACGACTACGACCTGGTCACCTCGTCCGCAGGCAACCCGCTGGCCGTCCTCACCGACCACCTCCCCTTCGCCCGCGACGCCGGTATCCACTTCCTCATCGCCCGCACCACCGCCGGGGTCTCGCGCGCCCTCTTCGAGCCCTTCCTCCAACGCATCAAGGAACTCGGCGCCCAGGGCCTGATCCTCTCCGGCGATCCACAGGAGGGGGACATCCTCGGCACCACCCGCCCCCACCCCCTGCCGCCCGGCCGCGCCCACTTCGTCTCCCGCAAGCGGGGCACGCCCCTGGTGCAGCTGGGGTGGCTGCCTGATCAGTAGCCGGGCGCCGGCCCGGTCGGTGGCTGAGCGGCAGATGGGCCGTATCCGCCGTTCGGCAGCAGCCGCTCGGCAGAGGGAACAGTCGGGCGGGCCGGTTTTCCGTTGCCTCGGCGGTACTCCCGGTCCGTTGCCGAGAGGGCGCGCGGGCCGGGGTGTGCAATGCCGCAGGAATTCCGTATTGCGCCCGCCATTCGGGTGTGTCAGGTACTCGTCGGTGAAAATTCATGCAGTTGACATTTACCGCTGCGGAAAACAAAAGGCAGGAGCCCCGCTCGCCACCGAAGTGGCGGAGCGGGGCTCCTTGGGTACTGCTTAGGGGCGACCTGGAAGGAATTCCGGGCCGGGCAACTTAGACCGGCGTGACGTTCTCCGCCTGCGGACCCTTCGGGCCCTGCGTGACGTCGAAGTTCACCTGCTGGTTCTCCTCCAGGGAGCGGAAGCCAGAGGCGTTGATCGCCGAGTAGTGGACGAAGACATCCGGGCCGCCGCCGTCCTGGGCGATGAAGCCGAAGCCCTTTTCAGCGTTGAACCACTTGACGGTTCCGGTAGCCATAAGCCCTCCTTGGGCCAAAGGGTTGCCCTGCTCCAGAACCTGCAAAGAAGTCTGAAACTACAAGAGCCTGCGGGGTCACATGCTCCGCAGGCTCTGTACTGCAAGGGAAACCAAACTGCAACTTGCGCTGAGCGTAGCATGTGCTGCTCCTGAGGCGGAAGAGCCAAAGATCACGTTTAACCGATGGCACTAACGTCCAAGCACCGCCCCGCCGCTCTGTCCCCGGGGACACAGGTCTAGCCTCCGCATGTGGACAATTCAACCTTCGGAGACGCACCCGCGGGAGCCGACGCCGGCCACCGTCGCAGCCGGCCGCGAGTGGGCCACATCCAGTTCCTCAACTGCCTGCCCCTTTACTGGGGCCTCGCCCGTACGGGCACCCTGCTCGATCTCGACCTCACCAAGGACACGCCGGAGAAGCTCAGCGAGCAGCTGGTCCGCGGGGAGCTCGACATCGCGCCGGTCACCCTCGTGGAATTCCTGCGCGCCGCCGACGACCTCGTCGCCTTCCCCGACCTCGCGGTGGGCTGCGACGGCCCGGTGATGTCGTGCGTGATCGTCTCGCAGAAGCCGCTGGACCAGCTCGACGGTGCCCGGGTCGCCCTCGGCTCGACCTCGCGTACGTCCGTACGGCTGGCCCAGCTGCTGCTGGCCGAGAAGATCGGCGTGCGGCCGGACTACTACACCTGCCCCCCGGACCTCGGCCTGATGATGCAGGAGGCGGACGCGGCGGTGCTGATCGGTGACGCCGCGCTGCGCGCCAATCTGCACGACGGGCCGCGGCTGGGACTGCAGGTGCACGACCTCGGCCAGATGTGGAAGGACTGGACGGGCCTGCCGTTCGTCTTCGCCGTCTGGGCGACCCGGCGCGAGTACCTGGAGCGCGAGCCGGAGGTGGTGCGCAAGGTGCACGAGGCGTTCCTGGCCTCGCGCGATCTGTCGCTGGAGGAGGTCGCCAAGGTCGCCGAGCAGGCGGCGCGCTGGGAGACCTTCGACGAGCCGGTCCTGGAGCGGTACTTCACCACGCTCGACTTCCGCTTCGGACGTGAGCAGCTGGGCGGTGTCACGGAATTCGCCCGGCGGGTCGGGCCGACAACCGGGTTCCCGGCCGATGTGCGGGTGTCGCTGCTGGACACGCCGTAGGCGGGGCGCCGGGCGCCGCCGGTACCCCGGCCGGCCGCCCGGCTGACCGGCGGCGAGGCTGTCGTACCCCTGACGTACGCTGGTTCAGTTCGTGATGCCCGCCTGCGAAAGGGACGCCCCGGTGACCGAGAACGCCGACCTCCAGTCCGTACTCGACCGCGCCGCGCAGGGCGGCCGCATCACACCACAGGAAGCGCTCGACCTGTACCGCTCCGCTCCGCTGCACGCGCTGGGCCAGGCCGCCGACGCCGTGCGCCGCCGCCGCTACGCCGGCACCGAGCACATCGCGACGTACATCATCGAGCGCAACATCAACTACACCAATGTGTGCGTGACGGCCTGCCGGTTCTGCGCCTTCTACGCCGCGCCCAAGGACACCGCCAAGGGCTGGACCCGCGATCTCGACGACATCCTGCGCCGCTGCGCGGAGACCGTCGAACTGGGCGGCACCCAGATCATGTTCCAGGGCGGCCACCACCCCGACTACGGCGTCGAGTACTACGAAGAGCACTTCTCCGCCATCAAGAAGGCGTTCCCGCAGCTGGTCATCCACTCCCTCGGTGCCTCCGAGATCGAGCACATGGCCCGGATCTCCAAGGTGTCGGTCGAGGAGGCGATCTCGCGTATCCACGCCGCCGGCCTGGACTCCTTCGCGGGCGCCGGCGCCGAGCTGCTGCCGGCCCGCCCCCGTAAGGCCATCGCGCCCCTGAAGGAGTCCGGCGAGCGCTGGCTGGAGATCATGGAGGCGGCCCACAAGCTGGGTGTCGAGTCCACCTCCACCATGCTCATGGGCACCGGTGAGACCAACGCCGAGCGGATCGAGCACCTGCGGATGATCCGGGACGTCCAGGACCGTACGGGCGGCTTCCGCGCCTTCATCCCGTACACCTACCAGCCGGAGAACAACCACCTGAAGGGCCAGACGCAGGCCACCCTCTTCGAGTACCTGCGCATGATCGCCATCGGCCGGATCTTCCTCGACAACGTCGCGCACATCCAGGGCTCGTGGCTGACCACCGGCAAGGAGATCGGCCAGCTGTCGCTGCACTACGGCGCGGACGACCTGGGCTCGATCATGCTGGAGGAGAACGTCGTCTCCTCCGCCGGCGCCAAGCACCGCTCCAACCGCATGGAGATCATCGACCTGATCCGCAAGGCGGGCCGGGTCCCGGCGCAGCGCGCGACGACCTACGAGCACCTGCTCGTGCACGACGACCCGGCGAACGACCCGGTCGACGACAAGGTCGTCTCGCATCTGTCGTCGACGGCGATCGAGGGCGGCACGGCGCATCCGGAGCTGAAGCTCGTCGAGGCCAACTGAGCGGCCTGCGAGCGGCGTCGGAAGCGAGCTGAGCGGCCGTGCTGACGATTCACCGGGTGCGGGCGGTCCGCCTGGTTGCCGACGGTCCGGAGCACGACGGTCCGGAGGGCGGCGGCCCGCAGCACGGTGGCCGGGAAGGCGCCCTCCCGGAGCACGGCGGTCCGGCCGGTGCTGACGCCGGGTACGCGGTCGTCGTAGAAGGCGACCGGTTCGCCGCCATCGGGCCGTACGACGCGCTGTTCGCGGAGTACGGCGCACGGGCCCGGGTGCGGGAGTGGGACGGCGTGCTGACGCCCGGCCGTTACGAACCGGAGGGCGCCGCCCTGCTGGAGGCGGCGTACCACCCCGACCCGCGCGAGGCGGACGCCCTCGGCAGCGAGCCGGTCACCGGTGAGGCGCTTGCCGCCCTCGGCATGACCGAGGCCCGCTGGGGCGGCAGCGCCCGGCGCGGACTGCAACGGCTGATGGCGACCGGGACCACGGCGCTGACCGGGCCGTTCCGCCGCCCCGCGGTCCGTACCGCCGTGGAGCGGTCCGGCCTGCAGGAGCTGGAGGGGCGCGTCCCCCGCTCCCTGGCGGTCGGAGGCGCCGCAGACTTCGCCGTCTTCGCCGAGGACGGCAGCTGCCTGGCCACCGCGCTGCACGGCCGCCTCGTCTTCCGCCGCCGCTGACACCGGTACCCGCCGCTCAGGTCGTGCCCGGTGCGGGCGCGGGCCCCGGCACGGTGGACAATGGCCGGGTGACCCGAGCATCCCTGGACAAGCAGCCGCACGAAGTCGCCGCGATGTTCGACGACGTGGCGGCACGGTACGACCTCACCAACGACGTGCTCTCCCTGGGGCAGGCGCGGCTGTGGCGCAAGGAGGTGGACCGTGCGGTGGCCGCCCGGCCCGCCGAGCGGGTGCTCGACCTCGCGGCCGGTACGGGCACCTCCTCGCTGCCGTTCGCGCGCACCGGCGCGTACGTCGTGCCGTGCGACTTCTCCGTCGGCATGCTGGGGGAGGGCAAGAAGCGGCATCCGTGGCTGCCGTTCACGGCCGGTGACGGCACCCGGCTGCCGTTCGCGGACGGGGTGTTCGACGCCGTCACCATCTCCTTCGGGCTGCGCAACATCCAGGACACCGACGCCGCGCTGGCCGAGCTGTACCGGGTCACCAAGCCCGGCGGCCGGGTCGTGATCTGCGAGTTCAGCGAGCCGACCTGGGCGCCGTTCCGGACCGTCTACACCGAGTACCTGATGCGCGCGCTGCCGCCGGTCGCCCGCGCGGTCAGCAGCAACCCGGACGCCTATGTCTATCTCGCCGAGTCCATCCGCACCTGGCCGAACCAGCCCGAACTCGCCGCCCGGCTGCAGGGCGTGGGCTGGACCGAGGTGGCCTGGCGCAATCTGACCGGCGGCATCGTGGCGCTGCACCGGGGGCGCAAGCCGGCCGGGAGCTGACGGCGACGGCTTACGGCGACGGCTGATGGTCAGGAGCTGAAGGCCGGGAGCTGATGGCGGGAAGCTCACGGCCGACCTGACGGCCGGAGCCGACCGGTGCCCGCCGGCCCCGTCGCCCGCCCCCGTCGTCAGCTCCGCCGACCGCTCACACCTCCAGCCGGTGGCAGTACGCCGTCCGCTTCCCCTCGGGCGTGATCACCGTTTCCGCCTGCCGCATCCCCAGCCGCCGGGTCACCGCGATCGACCGCTCGTTACGCGCATCGATCACGGAGACCACACGGGGAACGCCGGCCGCGCGGACGGCCTCCAGCGCCGCTTGCGCCGCGGCCGTGGCATAGCCCTTGCCCCAGGAGGCGCGCCCCAGCCGCCAGCCGATCTCGATCTCGCCCGCCGGGCCCCAGTCCCACGGCCACGGCTGGGCGCCGGTGAAGCCGAGGACCGCGCCGTCCGCCGGGTCCACCAGCGTGTACAGGCAGAATCCGCGCTCCGCGTGGTGCCTGCGCTGGCGCGCGGTGAGCTCCTCGTAGACGGAGAGTTCGGCAGGTGCGCCGCCGTGGAACTCCATGACGTCCGGGTCATTGAAGACCCGGTGCCAGTTCAGTGCGTCCTCCTCGGTGGGCACGCGCAGTTCGACGGCGGGAACCGGCCGGTTCGCGGGCGGGGTGTTCTCAGGCTTCACGGCACAACCCTTCAGGTTCTGATCACCACGGCCCCCATAGACTGCACGAGCGCGGTGCCGGTCGGCACCCAGAATTCCCCTTACCGACTTCCGGGAGACAGCACCGTGACCGAATCCGCGTCCGTGACCGATTCCGTGACCAGCGCCCGCTCGGAGCACAGCGCGGATGTGATCGTCGTCGGTGCCGGGCCCGCCGGCTCGGCGACCGCCTACCACCTCGCCAAGTCCGGTCTGGACGTGCTCCTGCTGGAGAAGACCGCGTTCCCGCGCGAGAAGGTCTGCGGCGACGGGCTGACCCCGCGCGCCACCAAGCAGCTGGTCGCGATGGGGATCGACATCTCCGAAGAGGCGGGCTGGCTGCGTAACAAGGGCCTGCGGATCATCGGCGGCGGCTCCCGCCTCCAGCTCGACTGGCCGGAGCTGGCCTCGTACCCCGACTACGGGCTGGTCCGTAAGCGCGACGACTTCGACGAGCAGCTGGCCCGGCAGGCGCAGAAGGCCGGCGCGCGGCTGTACGAGCGCTGCAATGTGGGCGCACCGATCGTCCACGAGCTGACCGGCCACATCACCGGTGTGCACGCCAAACTGGGCGAGGAGAAGACCCCGGTCACCTTCCACGCCCCGCTGGTGGTCGCCGCCGACGGCAACTCCACCCGGCTCTCGCTGGCCATGGGGCTGCACCGGCGCGAGGACCGCCCCATGGGCGTGGCCGTGCGGACGTACTTCACCTCGCCCCGGCACGACGACGACTACCTGGAGTCCTGGCTGGAGCTGTGGGACCGCCGCGGCGCCGAGGACCGGCTGCTGCCCGGCTACGGCTGGATCTTCGGCATGGGCGACGGGACCAGCAACGTCGGCCTCGGCATCCTCAACTCCAGCTCCGCCTTCAAGGAGCTGGACTGGCGCGAGATCCTCAAGGCGTGGTGCGCCTCGATGCCGGCCGACTGGGGTTACACCCCGGAGAACATGACCGGCCCGATCCGCGGCGCCGCGCTCCCCATGGCCTTCAACCGCCAGCCGCACTACACCAAGGGCCTGCTGCTGGTCGGTGACGCCGGCGGGCTGGTCAACCCGTTCAACGGCGAGGGCATCGCCTACGCCATGGAGTCCGGTGCGATCGCCGCCGAGGTCATCGTGCAGGCGCACGCCCGTGCCACGTACGCGCAGCGCGAACTGGCCCTGCAGCGTTACCCGAAGATCCTCAAGGACACCTACGGCGGCTACTACTCGCTGGGCCGCGCCTTTGTGAAGCTCATCGGCAACCCCAAGGTCATGAAGATCGCCACCCAGCGCGGTCTGACCCACCCGCTGCTGATGCGCTTCACCCTCAAGATGCTCGCCAACCTCACCGACCCCACGGGCGGCGATGCGATGGACCGCATCATCAACGGCCTGAGCAAGGTCGCGCCGAAGGCCTGACGCCCGGGCTTCGCCCCGGGGCGTCAGACATCACGGGGCTCCGGCGCCGGGCGGGAGCCCCGGTGCCGGAGCCCTCGTCGGTGCTGCGCGGACGGCGCGGAGACGCACGCACCAAAGGGCCGTCCCTCCCGAGCGGCGAGAGGGACGGCCCTCATGGGGCACTGAGGGGGCGGTGGCCCTAGAGGACG includes:
- a CDS encoding geranylgeranyl reductase family protein, with protein sequence MPVGTQNSPYRLPGDSTVTESASVTDSVTSARSEHSADVIVVGAGPAGSATAYHLAKSGLDVLLLEKTAFPREKVCGDGLTPRATKQLVAMGIDISEEAGWLRNKGLRIIGGGSRLQLDWPELASYPDYGLVRKRDDFDEQLARQAQKAGARLYERCNVGAPIVHELTGHITGVHAKLGEEKTPVTFHAPLVVAADGNSTRLSLAMGLHRREDRPMGVAVRTYFTSPRHDDDYLESWLELWDRRGAEDRLLPGYGWIFGMGDGTSNVGLGILNSSSAFKELDWREILKAWCASMPADWGYTPENMTGPIRGAALPMAFNRQPHYTKGLLLVGDAGGLVNPFNGEGIAYAMESGAIAAEVIVQAHARATYAQRELALQRYPKILKDTYGGYYSLGRAFVKLIGNPKVMKIATQRGLTHPLLMRFTLKMLANLTDPTGGDAMDRIINGLSKVAPKA